One part of the Cyclobacteriaceae bacterium genome encodes these proteins:
- a CDS encoding mechanosensitive ion channel family protein: MEEILEKTYFNNTVQEYAIATAIIVGGILLLRLFRNNLLKRLKAFADRTDNKIDDYIVMGLERFGLPILNYAIFYWGVHYLHLSDRISRLVTVVTSAVIVYFVIRIILTVIRKALETHVLKQENGEAKLKQITGIMVVINIAVWALGAVFLFDNLGYDVTAIITGLGIGGIAIALAAQNILGDLFNYFVIFFDRPFEVGDFIVVDDKRGTVEFIGIKTTRIKSISGEQLVISNSNLTGSRIHNFRRLEKRRALFNIGVVYGTPLEKLKRIPEIITKIVESEPLTTPDRVHFAMYGDFSLNFEVVFFVESADYKQYMDIIQDVNFRIYEAFENEGIEFAYPTQTIHLHKSA, translated from the coding sequence ATGGAAGAAATTTTAGAAAAAACGTATTTCAACAACACGGTTCAAGAGTATGCTATCGCCACAGCTATAATCGTGGGCGGTATTTTGTTGCTAAGGCTTTTCCGCAATAACCTGCTCAAAAGGCTAAAGGCATTTGCTGATCGCACGGACAATAAAATAGACGATTACATTGTAATGGGCCTTGAACGCTTTGGCTTGCCTATACTCAATTATGCAATCTTCTACTGGGGTGTTCATTACCTGCACCTCTCCGATCGCATTTCACGCCTGGTAACCGTGGTCACGTCTGCCGTTATCGTCTACTTCGTTATCCGGATAATCCTTACCGTTATCCGTAAAGCACTGGAAACACATGTACTGAAGCAGGAAAACGGTGAAGCTAAGCTGAAGCAGATTACCGGCATTATGGTAGTCATCAACATTGCCGTGTGGGCGCTGGGTGCCGTGTTTCTGTTCGATAACCTGGGCTATGATGTTACCGCCATTATTACCGGCTTGGGCATTGGTGGTATTGCCATTGCGCTGGCCGCACAAAATATTCTGGGCGACTTGTTCAATTACTTTGTAATCTTTTTTGACCGGCCATTTGAGGTTGGTGATTTTATTGTGGTAGATGACAAGCGCGGAACGGTTGAATTTATTGGTATTAAAACCACACGCATTAAAAGTATTTCCGGTGAACAATTAGTTATTTCCAACAGCAACCTTACCGGCTCACGCATCCATAACTTCAGGCGCCTGGAAAAACGAAGGGCTTTATTCAACATTGGCGTGGTGTATGGCACGCCCCTCGAAAAGCTGAAACGCATACCGGAGATTATTACAAAAATTGTAGAGAGCGAACCCCTTACCACACCCGACAGGGTACACTTTGCCATGTATGGCGATTTTAGCCTGAACTTTGAAGTGGTGTTTTTTGTGGAGAGTGCAGACTACAAACAATACATGGACATCATTCAGGATGTGAACTTCAGGATATACGAGGCATTTGAAAACGAAGGGATTGAGTTTGCATATCCTACACAGACGATACATTTACATAAGTCTGCGTAG
- a CDS encoding M15 family metallopeptidase: MKPGLILFCFSFLSAIVTAQDVDKNYLLGKFNPDQDARFVRLDDQHTGGSAKGAYLRKETYEAFIRMAEAAKEDGVKLTIISATRNYFQQKAIWERKWMAEASIKNEADRAKKILLFSSMPGTSRHHWGTDMDLNDLNNEYFDSGEGLKIYEWLKAHAHEYGFCQPYTSKVNGRTGYEEERWHWSYTPLSIPFLEAYKSTIKLSDIKDFLGSDTAPKLDVIVNYVDGVACR, from the coding sequence ATGAAGCCCGGTTTAATTCTATTTTGTTTTAGTTTTTTAAGTGCCATAGTTACCGCCCAGGATGTTGACAAGAATTATCTGTTAGGAAAATTCAACCCTGACCAGGATGCCCGGTTTGTACGATTGGATGACCAACATACAGGCGGCTCCGCCAAAGGGGCATATCTGCGCAAGGAAACCTACGAAGCATTTATCCGCATGGCCGAAGCGGCAAAAGAAGATGGCGTCAAGCTGACCATTATTTCGGCTACACGCAATTACTTTCAGCAGAAAGCCATCTGGGAAAGAAAGTGGATGGCGGAAGCATCCATTAAAAATGAAGCCGATCGTGCCAAAAAGATTTTATTGTTTTCCTCCATGCCGGGCACCTCGCGCCATCACTGGGGAACGGATATGGACTTAAATGATCTGAACAACGAATACTTTGATTCCGGAGAGGGATTAAAAATTTATGAATGGCTCAAAGCCCATGCGCATGAGTATGGATTTTGTCAGCCCTACACCTCCAAAGTAAACGGCCGTACCGGCTATGAGGAAGAACGCTGGCATTGGTCATACACACCGCTTTCCATTCCTTTTTTGGAGGCCTACAAAAGCACCATCAAGCTATCGGATATAAAAGACTTTCTCGGAAGCGATACGGCACCGAAGTTGGACGTGATCGTTAATTATGTTGATGGGGTAGCGTGTAGATAA
- a CDS encoding bifunctional 3-deoxy-7-phosphoheptulonate synthase/chorismate mutase type II, whose amino-acid sequence MKKELQLEPISSWAPTTNRPLIISGPCSAETEQQVITTAKQLAATGNVHVLRAGIWKPRTRPGQFEGMGLEGLNWLIQAKKETGLPVATEVANAAHVEACLKLGVDILWVGARSTVNPFSVQEIADALKGVDVPVLVKNPVNPDLELWIGALERLNKAGITKLAAIHRGFSSFEKGPFRNAPMWDLAIELKTRIPELDILCDPSHICGTRELIPFIAQKALDLDMAGLMIESHINPDAAWSDAKQQVTPAVLTKIVSGLVVRTPSPDDKKVKDALSVFREQIDQLDDEIMQKFAARMKISEKIGQFKKENQVTILQVNRWEEIIHTRVALGLAMGLSEEFSREMLKLVHQESIQVQTKIMNKADVKV is encoded by the coding sequence ATGAAAAAGGAATTACAACTTGAACCAATAAGCAGCTGGGCACCCACCACCAATCGCCCATTAATCATCAGCGGACCATGCAGTGCAGAAACCGAACAACAGGTTATTACCACGGCAAAACAATTAGCGGCTACAGGCAATGTACATGTATTGCGCGCAGGGATCTGGAAACCCCGTACACGCCCCGGCCAGTTTGAAGGCATGGGGTTGGAGGGTTTAAACTGGCTCATACAAGCGAAGAAGGAGACCGGTTTGCCCGTAGCAACCGAAGTGGCGAATGCTGCACATGTAGAAGCATGTTTGAAACTTGGCGTTGATATACTGTGGGTAGGTGCCCGATCAACCGTGAATCCATTTTCAGTTCAGGAAATTGCCGATGCGCTAAAAGGTGTGGATGTGCCTGTGCTGGTCAAGAATCCTGTTAACCCCGACCTTGAATTATGGATTGGTGCGCTTGAACGTTTGAACAAAGCAGGCATCACCAAGTTGGCTGCCATACACCGTGGTTTTTCTTCTTTTGAAAAGGGCCCTTTTCGCAATGCACCCATGTGGGACCTGGCCATTGAGCTAAAAACACGAATACCGGAGCTGGATATTCTTTGCGACCCCAGCCACATTTGCGGCACGCGCGAGTTGATTCCGTTTATTGCGCAAAAAGCGCTTGATCTGGATATGGCCGGATTGATGATTGAAAGCCATATCAATCCTGATGCGGCATGGAGTGACGCAAAACAACAGGTAACTCCGGCCGTACTGACTAAAATTGTGAGTGGATTGGTGGTGCGCACGCCTTCGCCTGATGATAAGAAAGTAAAGGATGCACTGAGTGTTTTCCGTGAGCAGATTGATCAGTTGGATGATGAAATCATGCAGAAGTTTGCGGCCCGCATGAAAATCTCTGAAAAGATCGGGCAGTTTAAAAAGGAAAACCAGGTTACCATTTTGCAGGTAAACCGGTGGGAAGAAATTATCCACACACGCGTTGCGCTTGGTCTGGCCATGGGCTTGAGCGAAGAGTTTTCGAGGGAAATGCTAAAACTCGTTCACCAGGAGTCGATACAGGTTCAAACGAAGATTATGAATAAGGCGGATGTGAAGGTGTAG
- a CDS encoding prephenate dehydrogenase, translating to MKVTIVGLGLIGGSMAIDLRKTGFATELIGVDLNPHHAQRALDRGLVDRIEQEDVAFALADLIILTIPVNALVALLPSVLDSVKAKTVVMDVGSTKAQICKSIANHSKRSQFVAAHPIAGTENSGPDAAFSGLFGKKTTIVCDHERSSVYALGVAQKVFAALEMNVIYMQPEEHDKHVAYVSHLSHVSSFLLGQTVLDIEKDEKNIFTLAGSGFASTVRLAKSSPAMWAPIFEQNMEYLSQALQEYIIHLQRFQYHLMKRDTKELSRIMTEANHIRRILDGFENPTQEKNLNGTHKATQTSNTI from the coding sequence ATGAAAGTAACGATAGTTGGTTTAGGATTGATCGGTGGATCCATGGCAATTGATCTTCGTAAAACAGGATTTGCTACCGAATTAATTGGTGTTGATTTAAATCCCCATCATGCGCAACGTGCACTGGATCGCGGCTTGGTTGATAGAATCGAACAAGAGGATGTGGCCTTTGCTTTAGCCGACTTAATTATTCTTACCATACCGGTAAATGCCCTGGTGGCCTTGCTGCCTTCTGTTTTGGATAGCGTAAAAGCAAAAACTGTGGTTATGGATGTAGGTTCAACCAAAGCGCAAATTTGTAAATCGATAGCTAACCATAGCAAGCGTTCGCAGTTTGTGGCCGCCCACCCGATTGCCGGAACAGAAAACTCCGGTCCTGATGCAGCCTTTTCAGGATTGTTCGGCAAGAAGACAACCATTGTTTGTGATCATGAACGGTCTTCCGTATATGCCCTTGGTGTGGCACAAAAAGTTTTTGCTGCGCTGGAGATGAATGTTATTTACATGCAACCTGAAGAACATGATAAACATGTTGCGTACGTTTCGCACTTGTCGCATGTCAGTTCTTTTTTATTAGGCCAAACTGTTTTGGATATTGAAAAGGACGAAAAAAATATTTTTACCCTGGCCGGTAGTGGCTTTGCTTCTACTGTACGCCTTGCCAAGAGTTCCCCCGCTATGTGGGCACCTATTTTTGAACAGAACATGGAATACCTGAGCCAGGCGCTACAGGAATATATTATTCATCTTCAACGGTTTCAATACCACCTGATGAAACGCGACACCAAAGAACTTAGCAGGATAATGACGGAAGCAAACCATATCAGGAGAATACTGGATGGTTTTGAAAACCCAACTCAGGAGAAAAACTTAAACGGAACACATAAAGCAACACAAACCTCAAACACGATTTAA
- a CDS encoding aminotransferase class I/II-fold pyridoxal phosphate-dependent enzyme, translating into MITTARRINNVEEYYFSKKLAEVRALDTPDFPIINLGIGSPDLAPAQSAIDALMNSAQNPAHHGYQNYKGIPDLRKAIAEFYSRIYNTAINPETMILPLMGSKEGILHISMAFLNEEDEVLIPDPGYPTYASVTNLVGAKAKTYTLKENLDWGIDFDELSRQDLSKVKIMWVNFPHMPTGRIASQAELERLVALAHQHNFLIVNDNPYSLILNNHPLSLLSIDGAEEVALELNSLSKSHNMAGWRLGWVAGKKEYIDAVLRVRSNMDSGMFLSLQHAAVEALKQGEDWFMELNTVYSERRKLAHAILQTLDCSFSPNQSGLFLWAKVPDSVSDVGAFIDKILYEAKVFITPGFVFGDAGKRYIRISLCAKEEKFKEAHQRIARWKASVAINSKSIAA; encoded by the coding sequence ATGATAACAACAGCAAGAAGAATTAATAACGTTGAGGAATACTACTTCAGTAAAAAGCTGGCTGAAGTGCGTGCGTTGGATACTCCTGATTTTCCCATCATCAACCTGGGAATTGGAAGTCCGGATTTAGCACCTGCACAAAGCGCCATTGATGCATTGATGAACTCCGCGCAAAATCCTGCCCATCATGGTTACCAGAATTATAAGGGGATTCCCGATCTGCGTAAAGCCATAGCAGAATTTTATTCCCGGATTTACAACACGGCAATCAACCCCGAAACAATGATCCTTCCCCTGATGGGTTCGAAGGAGGGTATACTTCACATCAGCATGGCCTTCCTGAATGAAGAAGATGAAGTACTTATTCCAGACCCGGGTTATCCTACGTATGCCTCCGTAACCAACCTGGTGGGGGCAAAGGCGAAAACCTATACACTTAAAGAAAATCTTGATTGGGGTATTGATTTTGATGAACTGAGCAGACAGGACCTTTCAAAGGTTAAAATTATGTGGGTGAATTTTCCGCACATGCCTACGGGCAGGATTGCCTCACAGGCGGAACTTGAAAGACTCGTGGCGCTGGCACATCAACATAATTTTTTGATCGTGAATGATAACCCATACAGTTTAATCCTGAATAATCATCCGCTGAGCTTACTTTCCATTGATGGCGCAGAAGAAGTAGCGCTTGAGCTGAACTCGTTAAGCAAATCGCATAATATGGCCGGTTGGCGTTTGGGCTGGGTTGCCGGAAAGAAGGAATACATTGATGCGGTGCTTCGTGTACGCAGCAATATGGATTCCGGAATGTTTCTCAGCCTGCAACATGCTGCCGTTGAAGCCTTGAAGCAAGGCGAAGATTGGTTTATGGAATTGAATACTGTTTATTCAGAAAGAAGGAAGCTGGCACATGCTATTCTGCAAACTTTGGACTGCTCATTTTCACCTAACCAGTCTGGTTTATTTTTGTGGGCAAAAGTTCCTGACAGTGTTAGCGATGTTGGTGCGTTTATCGATAAAATTTTATACGAAGCCAAAGTGTTCATCACCCCGGGTTTTGTTTTTGGCGATGCGGGTAAACGCTACATACGAATTTCACTTTGCGCAAAAGAAGAAAAATTTAAAGAAGCACATCAGCGTATTGCCAGGTGGAAAGCTTCTGTAGCAATAAATTCTAAATCGATAGCTGCATGA